The DNA segment agaaaaaaaagagaaataatgaCACACATGAATGTAATATCGTAATGACAAGCGGCAACGTTCTTGACCTAAATGCATATAAATATCAATGTTCGTACCCTGATCtggtaaaaagagaaatatggGGAATGCGCAAATTATACGTTCCAAACGGTAGCAGAAAGTTAAATGCGGTAAatagaatacatatatatgtgtgtgtgcgtgtgtgtgcgtgtgtgtgtgtatgtaacGGCGGAAATACGCAAAGCAGTGATATAAGAGGCGTACCGCATGAGCATTAAAGTCTCTGTCTTTGTCATACACTTAAAATTGTTGACATTAATTCTAAGAGgtactatattatattttctattagacAAGAAATTATATTGTCATCGAAAATTAATAGGTAGGTCAAAAATATTCTTCACGATAGTACCTCTGATAGTACTTCTCAAGACAAATTCAATAATCTTTCATGTGTATCACcggtttcaattatttattgagATAATGGACTTACTTTGGTGGTTTTTGAAGAAACTCCACTGGATTAGGAAAGAGGGATGATGGTCTTGCTCGCGCCTGAAAAAAGAAGGCGTAAGAGGTTATTTCATATTGTAATGATaatcaataatattaataaatgaacGTGTGTTAATTAGACAAACCTGCAGTAGCATAGGAAGACGACAAAATAGGAGAATATGTAAATAGGAATAATACACATAATAAATCAcgcgaaataaattaatacgtcTTAACACTACAATTGTTGACATCTGAATATCGCTCCGCGCGGCAACTtcgtctttcgtttcgtttcgtagTGATGGGGATGTCGCGGCGGCAAGTCGAGCACGTTTGAATCGACGAATTCAGCAGTAAACACactatatttcatacaaaaaaaagaaaatacatttaaGAGGTGGATATACAAGATGAATGtattagaaagaaatattcgtTCACTACTTTAATTTAGTTAAGTGTATAAAATTCATTGATAAATAAaagatgtacatatgtataattaaatacaatgtCTTTTAGCATGAAATAAAGCTATGTTTCAccatataatatagaaatatgtattatCTATATGCTTATTTTTATGAACTATTGCTTTTCATGataatatttacatgtatatacatattatatacattaaaattaatcattATTACTCGTAGATTACATTGACTCACATTACTatggttatatattatttaattaaacatattgttattaataatcTCTATCAACAAAAATTTTGTGCAATCAAAAGAGCACTGTAGAGGAgattgttttatatttcaaaagttgacacgtattataattaatagaaaaagaatgaacaaattaatattgtttgtaagatttatgtatataaaatcataTCGAATCACTAATCatcgtaaaaattatttcttttattatttttatagttttattttgcacttacatttccatattttcttttattcgcattaaattaatgattttgTACTTTTCATGTATCTCAATTTCGTCCTTGTAATATTTCTTAAGCATCAAAAACTTTGTAATTAAAAgttctttatttatttgcaGAAAATGGCAATTTACGAGCTCATTACACAAAAACCACGATCAGAGCTGGGGAAATTCTACGATTAATAGCTGTTTTTCAAGACACAAGGAAATGTAGTACGGTTTCCTTCGGAATTTCCGGCAGCTCTTCCGAAAAGGATCAGTACGCTCAGTGTTTGGATCCACACGGTCGAGAAGTGTTTGCTCCCTTATCCGCAAGAGGCGAATTTTATGCTATATGTCAGAATGGAAGTATCGATACCGGAAGCGATGCAGTATTATACAAAGTGCATCACCTTGCGAGAAGACCATTGCCTCTCAGGGTAAGTTTATTCCATTGTTTTCTTCTATTCGTGTTTCTTTCCATCGTTGCTTTCCTTTGATAATGTTTTATCCCCCGTATCTACTATGAGATCTTGTATATctgaatatttacaaaaatttgtaaacttattaaaaatataatgctTGAAGTATATAAATAATCAGCAAGTACTATAACACAAACAATACCATTAATGTTAATATAAAGAccaatgaattaataataatattaaaattaaattcgtcTTACCATTTCTTACTGAATTACATACTTAAAGGTTTTGCCATTTTCAGGTCCGTTTGATAGCCGGTCCACTACCTGTACCATTGCCAAGGGAATATGGTGGTTTAATGCAACTGGAAAGTTCGACTCGAGGGCCAATTGTTTTAGGATGCATTGTACCGGAAAGACCAGTTCACAATCCTGAAATGCTTGAGTTAGTTGTAACCGGAAATGGAGCGCCAAGAGTAAGAAGAGCTAGACTAGGTTATCCGTCAGAAGCTAGACTTTTGGCATCGCCGAAAATGCAACGATTATTATCTGCCTGCaggtaaattaattttacattgATCATCGATTATTTATACTATACATGTTTAtgctatattattttttcaaactGATCAGATGCACGAGAAATTAAGCGCATTCTCATTATAACTAAtcagatataaaattatttgaattattcaaAGAATAAATACATGTTAACACAGAATATAAATGTGTCATGTTCGCACAATTTGGCTTATGATGTTACTATTTCCGTTGTTTGAACCTAgttgtttgaaatttaattgattGACCAAAGACTCAAGCAGAATATTAATTATGGACTATTATTAATGTACACCTGcttaatgaatttttttattgtaatgtaattaacttcatattttattttattcatagattgcaatatcaattttttataaatcgaTTGTTTCTAGACCGATGTATCAAGCAAAGATCGATTTCATGTACAGTATGCGCACGTACATGTACTGATAggtaaaaatacaatatatgcAATCACtgttagaaaataatataccgtacaacgtccCGTATTACCGCGATATTCAAAGGATGCAAaacatttgtaaatatatattctatgtGGCTTAACCTGTTCTTCCACTTTAGCCGGGCTGTCGGAGATCGTGCAACGGAACCAAGAGTGGCACCTCTGAAACTGCATCCAGTCGGTGAAAATCTTAAAGAGATGCATTTGAAGAAAATCAAGCCGAAACCGGAAACGAAGCCAATTCTACAAAGCTTGAAAGACGGACTGGAACAGTTGAAGAAGAGCACCGTTAGGGAGAAAAGTCAAACTAGACAAAATTGTCGGAATGGATTTCTAGatcgaatttcaaaatttgctcAAGGTGGTCGTAGCAGAAATCCTGCAAAAAAATCGGCTTCGTTTACGTTTGCAGTGAAACCAGAAATTGCGATGAGGTGTCAAGAGCGTTACTCCAGTTTGGAGCCAGAAACTACCTCCCATCCGAGTCATTCGAACTCTTCCAAGCAACCTGTACAAAGATCAGCGTCCACCAGTGTTTTAGAAATGCCGGCAAATGTTGAATTACAGCCCAATTATTCTCGTGTTAGAGATAGTCTTACACCAGTGCCATCCCTTCCCAAGTTAACCAGGACCAAAGCTGATGACATTTATGCAGAAATTTGTGAGAATGCGGCTGCGCAGGTCGAGAAGTGTCCCGGAAGTCATGTGATGGCTAGGATCAAAATTATTGTTAAAGGCCGTGATTCGTCCACAGCTCTGCCAAACAAGATTGGCGATGACAGTAGATACGCAAACTCTATGGTAACGAACAATCAAATTGATTCGATTATCAGCACGGAAGACGAAGTTATTTACAACACGATATTCTGAAAATGAAGAATTTTACTATTATAAGCTAACCGGCTGTGTTTGATGATCGAGAACCCGTTGATTATTTTCATCAACGTACCATTAGAAATTGAAACTGTATCATATTATACAAAAAGCACTAcgaaataatatgtaatattcaaGAAATCGTAACAATTGCAGGTACATATGTTTGCCATACGTACTAACACTAGTAacgaaaacgaataaaattttaagaataaaaagCTCATCTTTTTtctaagaagaaaagaaattaatcgaAGCGATGTAATATGTGCAGAAAAATACCTgatcaatttttcttaaaatttgttttactgCAAGAAAGATAAGAtgtacaaaataaaacaaatatatgaGAAAAGTGTATGACATCTTTATTTACAATTCATCcccttttattttaataaaataattcatattatactttatttctactttttttttcttagaaCCTTGGTTTTAAAAGAACTTCTTTTTATATGAggctttttatttctttctttcttcttctttggaaTTTCTTCTATGGCCTTTTTCATTATATCAATGGCTTTCTGATTGTCATCATTTAATTTAAGCTCAATATTAACATCAGGATACTTTCCAGAAAATCCTTTTGGAAATAGCGTTTTCGACATAAGCGATGCCAATtgatgcttctttttttttaactgaTGCTTTAGGCTTGCCTTTTCTTCCATTTCCACTGCtaaatttctaagaaataataTCGTTTTTGACATAGAATAAAACATATAGTAACAATCATTATTGATGCTTTTAACCAAGTTATATCTTACTCTTCGTCCTCCTCTAAAACCAAATCCATTTCTTCAACTGCTTTACGTAACCAACCGTTTTTTGAATTATCTCTACGACATTTTAATTCCAACTTATCAATTTCACGAGCAATCTCAACTCTCTCTTTAGTTGCAATTAGCAATCTATCTACTACAGGAAACATAGGTATATCTTCCGCTAGATATAAAAAGATTGTATTCatattaaaagttcaaattatcAAACAGTATATCATTGTTTAGTTTATTCACTTACTACGACCAAGTGTTTTACACAATTTGCTATAATATTCCTTTTCAGATGGTTCCATCATAAGAACTGTTATACCATCTTTTTGTGCTCTTGCTGTTCTTCCACTTCTGTGTACATAActctaaataataattacaagtaCAAAATTAAGAGAAAAACTTGTATTTTAATCAGATATATTATAATGTGATGCAAGCGATTATTTCATCTATATTACGCCGTAACATTGCGTTTAATTAACGCTAATTTACTTTATATCCATTGACACATACCTCACTTGTTCTAGGAACTTGATAATGTATTACATGCTCAACATTTGGAATATCCAAACCTCTTGCAGCTACATCAGTAGCTATTAACAATCCGTTTTCATCAGCCTGAAATCTGATTCCTTATTATGTATCTCAAAGTTGTATGTGTGTTAAAGAAAATTTAcctttctaaattttttaatcgcTGTCTCTGCTGCATACTTGCATGTAATGGTAAAGGTTTACAATCAAGTATCCCTAAAAGAGTAGCTAAGCGTTTTACACAACCAATACTATTACAGAATACCAATGTTCTACCAGCATATCTTTTTAGGAAGTAGTAAAGATAGTAATCTTTATGATCTATTGTACATGCTATTCTACATTCTGTCAAATTAGTTGCAGTACCTGATGAATAATTTTAGTTATATTATGCTAAATTCATTATCTTTCAAATACATAACAAAAAAGTTTGCAACCTGATTTTTTTGTAACATCAATAATTTTTGGGTTCTTTATTCCTACTAGTTCCATAatcttttgtaatttttgaGCAGGTGTAAGCTTTTGTATCTTGCTTTTAGTatgcttcctttttttcttttccaaataCTCTGGAATATCATGCACCATGGTTAATGTAGCAGAAAATACAAATGTTTGTCTTTCTTCCACTtttttttcattcatatttattttttccagtagTTGCTGCAATTCTTGGAAATGTCCCTTCTCTAACATTCTATCTGTTTCGTCAATAGCCAAATACCTATTTTATATTGCATAATATGTGTAAAGTAACATTATTTTCATAACATTGCAGATAATTATGAAACTATTTAATAAAGAGGAAAAAACTTACTTAATAGAATCCACTTTACTAAGATGTGGATTACCTTGTTGTATCAATTCCCATAATCTACCAGGTGTTGCAATTACAATCTCAGGTCCTTTACTTAATATTCTTTCTTGTTTAACTGCAGCCATTCCCCCTAATACTACAGCTACCTAAATAATATCAGTACTTAATATAATGAGTACTTAAACAATTCCCAAGACTTACTAATTAGTAGTACTTATCAAAACAGTTACTTTAATGTCTGTATATTTGATTGCTTTAGTTAGGTGATCCTTGATTTGAATAGCTAACTCACGAGTTGGTGTCAATATTAATGCATACAGTGGCTTCGTATAATTCTGTGTTTTGctcatttttacattattaattaCACGTACACAACCTATACCATTTTTATTAAGACCTTCAATATGTTCTTCATAATCAGATTCAGATGAGCTATTATCATTTTCCACCATTTTATTTTCAGAACAAATCCAGCCTTTGTTCTTAATAATTCCAGTTATTTCTTCCCCAAATTCCATGTCTGACTGTTGGgattgtttattttttaattccaaaATACCATTTATAATTGGAATTCCAAACGCCAATGTTTTTCCACTGCCTGTTTCAGCTGCACCTAGTATATCTCTATGTCCCAATATTGCTGGTGGCAAAGTTAATGCTTGAATAGGAGTTGGTTCGTGAAATTGTTGGTCTTTTAATGCCTTTATTACAGGAGTAGGTACACCTAACATATACCATTGTTGGGCATCAATGTCATATACATCATTTTTATCCTTATTGCATTCATTAGAAAATTGATCATTATTATTAGGACTAATATCTAAACCATTTTTTGGAGACAGACATTTTGGTATCTTTTTAGCCTTTCTTCCTTCTAACTTCTTTTCTAAAGATTTTGTCTTCTTAGCTTTTTTTAATAATGGTTCATTAGTAACTATGTCATTTTCTACCCATACATGGGAACGTTTATGCTTTGGTGATACCTAgagattaaataataaaatacagaaatgtACCAAAGTTTCGCTTTTAATGATAATAAGTATTATCATATCAATTTAAAATGGCaatattattggaaaatataatttataatttaccttAACTTCTTTGCTATTAGTTTCCACATTGTGGATTAAAATCTTTGTcttgttattttcttttgttaatttataatcAGTTAGTTCCTCAATGCCAATCAAACCTTCAACATTACCAGCAAATACAGAACCTTGCAATTCCAGTGGTTTCCACCCACTTGAATTATCGTGTCTCTTTTTTGGCATAGCTATGACACTAACGCtttctataattaataaataataattaatgaatGGTAGCAATACTATTCTCAAATGTACATAACCATAAAACACGTGGAGAGTCGAGTGTTCAGCTCAGTAGACACAAcaatactatatacatatatgtatacagtacATACTATCTGATAccatgtatatagatatataaatacatgTGTATAATGCTCGTTCTCTATTTTGGATACTGGTTCTGGCTGACCACTTCTGGCGGTAGACAACAGAAAGGGTGACAGAGTAATAGAGCTTGCATCCTGCACTCAGAAGATGGCGCGGCGCACGTAAGCACCTGTTTCTTAAGCCAACTACTACATCCGTCCTGGTCCGTCCGCTCATTGCTCATTCCTGCGGTTGGACTGTCAGTCGTCACATTATACCATAGCTAAGAAATcagtatttaatattaataaaatatttaaatattttaaaacaatataTAACTTGATATAATTAGTCATGTAAATAAGGCCTGTTTTTAGGCCTACACAAACATCTGCAGAAAGAATACAATATCTATATACCGAAACAAAACAAGACTGTCATATGTTAAGAATGCGTTTGAAAGCATTACGAGAAAGACATTTACAGGAAAAAGTGGAGATAAAaagattacaaatttatttacgatgttattacaaaaatttcgaaagttatattaatgaaatgtctgaagaatatttaaaaaaaaaagtaaattgcTTACGTTTTTAATGGatgtagaagaaaaaaaagatgaagaatatgaaaaattacttttagaaaaattactattagaaaaataaaaacaactAAACAAgatatattagataatattatattaatttaatttctgatGATTGTTATGacataatttttacaaatacgcgataaataaaaagaataattctaAAGGAATTTCGagttttctatataatatatgatatagatatatgtttaatacataaataaaaatttatatgttataaatacttcgttaaatattattttcgcaatgttataatttgaatataaatatttcaattacataGAATGCATAATATTTACCACAACAGGAAATTGTTTTTACATTCATACAGTTAATctaaaaaagtatttttttatttacaatatttttgtatacaacAATATGcaatgaaacataaaaatttacaattatcTATTTTGATTTTCACCATTACCAGTTGAATTATTTGTAAGAATGTTACTATCTTCAATCAAATGTGTATTTCTTTCTTGTGAATCAGTAGATACAGTTTTCTGTTCTAAAAGTAAATGTGACTGTGAcattttcaatttctccaaTTGTGAAACAGTTCTATCTATTTCTGCAGCTTCGGGTAATGACAATATTTCAGAGGAAGTTCTTTGTAACAGTAGTGATTGTACATCAGACACTGGCAGATTTTTCGAAATTGGTAATAAAGGAGTCAAAGGTTCCAAAATAACGTCTCTGTTTAAGTATGTTATTCCCTATAAAAAATGCagattatttgttatatatatatagtgttactatgtgattcatttaaaaataattttgtacattttcttacCTCTGTTTGTAACAAATTTTCTGAAATGCCTAAGTGAATTGCACTTTGATTTGGTGGAAAAATAACATGAATACAGTACTGTACATAAGGAACTAATTGTTCACTCAAACATTCTATAAATTTGAGCATGTTCTCCCTTTCTGAAGCTGCAAAAGCctgaaaaaaatatgaattgtattagatatatatttatttaatttcaaacaattgGTAAgatacaagttaaaaatattaatttacctgCTGTTCTTGTttataaaaaagtaatattGACTTTGCTACATTATGTAAGGACTCTTGTAAAATCTTTGTACAAAAAATAGAAAGTGCTACTGGTGGACAAAGTCGTATTTCATTAAAAGCTGATATAAGTCCATTACAATATTCAGCTAACGGATAAAATTCAACCAATTGCTCTGGTGGATTCTCCTGTAAAATATGGTTTTCATTTCTATTATAAAGTGTAAATATGACACATAGATCCATTTCATTAATTGAAGAGAATATGGAGTGTCActgacttattttttcatatagatTTACCTCCTTTTGGCTTGTACCACCAATTCGGTGATACTCTGTATAATAAAAAGACAATTACTTACTGATTTAATTGTAGTAGTGACTTTAATAGTagtcttttgtattttattaattaaggtAAATGATTCCATATCACTCTCAAACTTTTTTGTTGTCTTGCGAATACTAGACTCAAATTTTTCCCCAATAACACGTACAAATATATCAGACATTCGGCCTGTAAAATCAGCACCTACTCTACCAAATGATAAACCAAAATATGTACATTGACCCAAAATAGAATCTATTGATATCACACCAGGTAAATCTTGTTCTAAAGTCATTAAAAATTGGGATAtctagaaaaaaattaattatactgTATTGAAGATATATTgtcaaaaaatacataaatatccaaTATACCTTTTCTTCAACCCAATGATGAAATATAGCACACTCGTTTACAGTTAGATCTCTTCCTGGTGTTATTAGTTCGTCATCATTAAACATAgctttatattgtgttattataTTGAATAAATGTATTCTGGATAATTCTATAGTTTTTGTGATATGAAGATTAGCTAAATGGAAATAATACACATTATTAAATTGTCTATTTGATATAATGTTTTATACGAAATCAACCTACGGTCTTCTTTGGGAATAGCATTCAAAAGACTTTGAAGCCAGCTATCACGTGCTTGTAGAAATTTAATACGTAATTCAGGTTCTGTAAAAGCATCCATTGATCGTAATAATCCAACAAGTTGTAAACATCTTGCGAGTGGTAAATCACCTCTTAATGAACCAACAACTTGTCCCACCATGCCAGACCAACTGTTTTCAATTTCTGTCACTATggactaaattattaataaacaacTTGGAATATATTTTGTTACATTCTGTAAGTATGTTAAATTATACCGATATAATTGGAATATCTCCATGTTTAGTTCCTAACTGACGTGCATATTGAGATAATTCTAATGCTTCATTATATTGATTACTCCTTAAACAAGATTCCATCAACTGGGGCATTTCAAGTACTTCAAGTAATTCTGCATTTCTTGTTAGTGTTAAGCTGTTTATTCTTCTATGTGTATTTATGTCTTTTGATGTATCACAAAATGATTGGCACTTTCCCACAAATTTAGGTATCTCTTGTACAAGTCCATCAAGTCGATTTTCAGTCTCATTAaacttgaaattaaataatatatttttattaatggaTAGACTaatgaaactataaaaattactAAAGTCTGGAACATTATTacttgtttaaatatttctctAGAACTTTCTGCTGTCTGAATAAATGTCTTATAATTTGCAAACACCAACTCTTGTGTAGTTTGCAATACTGAAGTTTTCTCATCATTCAAATGACCAGGCtctttatctaaaaaaaaatagatattttataatctgttttaaattaaagaattacaTATTAGGAAAAATTGCCTTACTGAGCTGATCAACATCGTAACCACCAAGTTTTGATAAGTATTGATAAAAATCTGGATTTTCCTTCCATAATTCtgtaagaacgtataacattgtataattataaataaagatttatttcaaacaggTAGTTTAAATGCGATATATAAATATTGAGAAGTGGGTTTTTTTCTActgtaaaaataaagataagttACCTGGTATGCCACTTGGAAATACGagatttattacattttcagtTTCGATATccattgtttatttaaataatacatttgtaCATACGACTGAAATACTTAAACTATTATTACGTACtgcatattgtatatatatctataggTTACACGTCTAGAATATCGTTTCGTATCTTGACAGAATACCTCGATTGTAACAGTACAATTATTGGCTGTTGGTTGAATGAATAGTATACAAGTCCCACAAGGAAGATCCAATGAATTTAATTCTTGACTGGACTACTGTTTAATGTATTAGTCTCAACTGTATGAAAAActaaattgtaacaaaaataatttaatcaagAAATAAGaatgtgtaaataaaatatatttaaaaacagagagttaaaataaattgaatagctatattaaaatagaaattttataaagagtttcgataaaatttaatgattatGTACCAATGTTACCGTTTATTTTTTATGCTTTTCAATAATAAACGACAATTTTAATGGattttataagatattttaatataaaataattttttgtaagtATGTATATCATACAATAGTGTAATAGTACCATAGACATATTATTGTGGACATGTGATTATTACCTGTTATTTCATACATGTAATGTCTGATATCTAGTTATTAACTATGATACAATTTAGTTAAAATAAGTGGTTATagctaaaattatttatactgaAACATTACACAGTAACCTTCAATAATTCTTTCATTTAAtacaaaatgatattaaatgTTCTCAAACAGGTAAATACATCTCTTTTTCACTCAAAATGAGGTTATATAAATCTACCGtatttgtgaaaataattatttaatcaaattatACAGGTTACAACATACTGTCGACGTCCTTTATTTAATGAGACAGTGAGATTATATGGTATATATGAACCGCCGTATTTAAAGGTTTTCTATGAatagtttatatttattaaattatactttatattaaatttgtactatgattatgtttaatatttaatttatttgtactATTGTAGCAAAAAGAATATGAGATACCAATTTGCCCTGATTTAAACATACAAATTAGAGGATACAATTATCCTGTACTTGAGAATTATCAAAGCTTTGTTCACAAAATAgcaaaagtatttaattttactattgaTCAAAGGTAATATTATAGCCATATTTTTTAGTATACAGAATTATTTGGTATTATACTATATCATAATGATGTGTTCTGTTTTCATAGCTTTCCTATGCCACATAGAGAATAtaagataaaaagatataagaaAGGAGGTACTATAGTCGATGCTGTatatgatttaaaaatttatgagaGAGATATACAAATATCAGATATGTCATCTATAAAACTTCCTATTcttattagaatattagaaGCAACTTTACCCGAAGGTGTTTCTTTACATGTTGATAAATATGATCCATTATTGGAAAAGAAACGTCTTATACCAAATAGGGATTTGATTGATATCAAGAAAGAATTAGATgaattaattcaaaataaaggaaaataagagtaataattactaaaaaattattaatttatataagaataaaaaattagtttTGTGTTGTAACTGGAAAAAATATTGAAGCAAgttttataattcatatagcaataaataaataattcagttacgtaatttgaaaataacttttattgtgtaaaaattatgtacaatataaaagtatacaTGTGCTTATTCAAgttttatgtatatgtaaatatagaaaatatatatacatatatatattttcgtatttaaattgaaatcttctttttataataGTCCAAAGTGTACAACTTTTATTTTTGAACCTTCTTCTTGTCTTGAAGATTCCTTCTCTTTGTCATTAATAGTttcttctataaaatataatattatatatttgaacattattataattattgaacTATATCACTTACTTGGTAGTGGTTGAAAATCTTTAAGATAATCTTCATTTCCGAGGCACAATGGAAGACTTTCTGCTAACTCCCGTTTAGGATCAGTTAAATGTACTTGAGTAATTGTGGAACGTTTTTGTTTATGTGATTGACcctagaaatataataaaaaaagtgaATATCACATATTTTTGATATCTTTAATACTTTACTTACGTTTATATACTTACTGTACCAGGTACTAAAATATGTGTAACAGTATCTGAAAATTTAACCTTTGGTTTTTCATTTGTTGTTAATGTTGTATCTGTGAAGGTAGGAAAGGAAGAACAGGACGTAGAACTAGAAGTAGATGGTGATATGATAGGTAGAGGTGGAATGTTGGAAGATATCTTAGATTCTTTACTAATATTAGTATTTGTACTGTTTTGTGGCGATACTAATTTTGAATGTCTATCAAATCTGTTTTGTGCGCCATAAGTAGAAGAAAATTGTGAATTACCTAGTCTCATATTATTAGAGGAATGCATATCAATGTTATCACAAC comes from the Bombus terrestris chromosome 8, iyBomTerr1.2, whole genome shotgun sequence genome and includes:
- the LOC100645006 gene encoding uncharacterized protein LOC100645006, with protein sequence MSSNGEFSTMSSEEVPSLPKSLPSSREATAEGSSGSSGGYMPLREFLDRFSLPRVVRLEGTGGRPVLLYKQQQRSLRVSATLLIHRYRHDVKVGPEIVIPEGYPGWFSVISGNNTTGSARVYRRVDSLVRAGVPAFLLAAPLRAYILTHSKMENGNLRAHYTKTTIRAGEILRLIAVFQDTRKCSTVSFGISGSSSEKDQYAQCLDPHGREVFAPLSARGEFYAICQNGSIDTGSDAVLYKVHHLARRPLPLRVRLIAGPLPVPLPREYGGLMQLESSTRGPIVLGCIVPERPVHNPEMLELVVTGNGAPRVRRARLGYPSEARLLASPKMQRLLSACSRAVGDRATEPRVAPLKLHPVGENLKEMHLKKIKPKPETKPILQSLKDGLEQLKKSTVREKSQTRQNCRNGFLDRISKFAQGGRSRNPAKKSASFTFAVKPEIAMRCQERYSSLEPETTSHPSHSNSSKQPVQRSASTSVLEMPANVELQPNYSRVRDSLTPVPSLPKLTRTKADDIYAEICENAAAQVEKCPGSHVMARIKIIVKGRDSSTALPNKIGDDSRYANSMVTNNQIDSIISTEDEVIYNTIF